The Triticum urartu cultivar G1812 unplaced genomic scaffold, Tu2.1 TuUngrouped_contig_2379, whole genome shotgun sequence genome window below encodes:
- the LOC125526942 gene encoding disease resistance protein RGA2-like — translation MFIPAIGVISAINECVNLLEWLKSALHSRWSGSHQETLQGRVLQLQSDIQRLKDTLPTFYDLIDLIEGAEWRSHDHRVAELLQRLKDAVTDAEDLLHEFRSYEKKAQVEGNSGSSPFIDFLGVVIQGSFDKLNDAQLRLNHLSRQLKNMGLCGVTQRFDRVVRPETTSLLNETQIFGRDKELERVLGCLIVPRNSKRRRETCSVSALRSNHLGNGSRISSLRVLPIAGIGGVGKTTLAQLICNHQRVRSHFDLIIWICVSDDFDVKRLTKEVIQSCTGKEATADNLNTLQEILSNYVNNERLLIVLDDVWDDALKKNGQCWKRFCAPFRSVQEGSLMLVTTRCPKVTEGMCTMEPVILEGLNEDVFWDLFKYFAFGSEGSNSYPELERIGKEILPKLKGSPLAAKTLARMLRTYPEASHWNNILESEVWELKQEVREILPALRLSYIYLPFNLKKCFAFCAVHPKQYKFEKGRLAEIWVAEGYVEPEGRVPIQGIGCQYFEDLVARSFFQKDPSVGVAHGNSSTHIRPTTAQFILKNKSDFDKIPWNVRHVYVHPSGDLDNSDLLRLCKYMKLRTIICEKILGAQIGSIMGQWCTKLPRIRVICFASEDELLDGTGNWQHLQWSNGCFKK, via the coding sequence ATGTTCATTCCTGCCATTGGGGTCATCAGTGCCATCAATGAGTGTGTCAATTTGTTAGAGTGGCTGAAATCTGCTCTGCACTCCCGATGGAGTGGCTCACACCAGGAAACTCTTCAAGGTCGTGTATTGCAATTGCAAAGTGACATACAACGTCTTAAGGACACTCTTCCTACATTCTATGACCTCATTGACCTCATTGAAGGAGCTGAGTGGAGAAGCCATGATCACCGTGTCGCTGAGCTCCTTCAGCGCCTCAAGGATGCAGTGACTGACGCCGAGGACCTTCTTCATGAGTTCAGATCATACGAGAAGAAGGCGCAAGTGGAGGGCAATTCaggctcatctccattcatcgaCTTCCTGGGTGTCGTCATCCAAGGGAGCTTCGACAAACTGAATGATGCCCAATTGAGGTTGAATCATCTTTCGCGTCAGCTGAAGAATATGGGGCTTTGTGGAGTTACACAACGTTTTGACAGAGTAGTCAGGCCGGAGACCACCTCTTTGCTAAATGAAACACAAATATTTGGCCGTGACAAGGAACTGGAGCGGGTACTGGGGTGTCTTATTGTACCTAGAAATTCAAAGCGCAGGAGAGAAACTTGTTCAGTCAGTGCATTAAGAAGCAACCATCTTGGTAATGGATCAAGAATATCTAGTCTTCGTGTTTTGCCAATAGCTGGAATTGGTGGTGTTGGAAAGACTACTTTGGCCCAACTTATCTGCAACCATCAACGGGTGAGGTCCCACTTTGACCTGATAATTTGGATTTGTGTCTCAGATGACTTTGATGTGAAGAGGTTAACTAAAGAGGTCATACAATCCTGTACTGGAAAGGAGGCAACGGCTGATAATTTGAATACTCTTCAAGAGATTCTCTCTAACTATGTGAACAATGAGAGGTTATTGATAGTCCTTGATGACGTGTGGGATGATGCCTTGAAGAAAAATGGGCAGTGTTGGAAGAGGTTTTGTGCACCTTTTAGAAGTGTCCAAGAGGGAAGTTTGATGTTGGTCACCACTAGATGTCCAAAGGTTACCGAGGGGATGTGCACAATGGAGCCTGTTATATTGGAAGGTCTAAATGAGGATGTGTTTTGGGATTTATTCAAGTACTTTGCGTTTGGATCTGAGGGTTCTAACAGTTATCCTGAGTTAGAGCGCATTGGTAAGGAAATACTTCCTAAATTGAAGGGTTCTCCTTTGGCTGCCAAAACCCTGGCACGCATGTTAAGAACATATCCTGAAGCATCACATTGGAATAATATACTTGAGAGTGAAGTGTGGGAACTGAAACAAGAAGTGCGTGAGATTTTACCCGCCCTTCGGTTGAGCTACATATATTTGCCATTTAATTTGAAGAAATGCTTCGCATTCTGTGCTGTGCACCCCAAACAATACAAATTTGAGAAGGGACGCTTAGCTGAAATTTGGGTAGCTGAAGGCTATGTGGAACCTGAAGGCCGTGTTCCAATTCAAGGCATTGGCTGCCAGTATTTTGAAGACCTTGTAGCACGGTCCTTCTTTCAGAAAGATCCTAGTGTTGGTGTTGCACACGGCAACTCAAGTACCCATATCAGGCCTACAACAGCTCAATTCATCCTAAAAAATAAGAGTGACTTTGATAAAATTCCCTGGAATGTTCGTCATGTTTACGTACACCCTAGTGGTGACTTAGACAATTCCGACTTGCTGAGACTATGTAAGTACATGAAGCTGC